From the genome of Clavelina lepadiformis chromosome 2, kaClaLepa1.1, whole genome shotgun sequence:
ATTTCAGTTACTGCAGGAGACGCTGTACCTTACTATTGCAATTCTTGACCGATTTTTGCAGGTACCTGCCTAAGTAAGATTGGTAATCACCACTATCTATTTgtatgttgaaatattttataattccTCCACCTAAAGTTGCCTGCACACTGGATGCAATTACGTCATCGCAAAATGAAATCACAGGGAAATGTATGACGCCACGACGCGACATGGCCTTAGTTTGGTAATTTAGGTACTCACTGAAAGGCTATAAAGGCATGTTTCAACTTAAATCACTACATTTTACAGCGTAgtcttcaaaatgtttattgacaAGTGACCATGTTACAAATTATGGGTATTTCATGTCTATAGCTGGTCACAAGGCTACCATTAATCCCACGCAGTGGTGTAAAAAACAAACCTGTTTGTTCCAGTGCGATTGCTCGAATGCGTTGACATGCGAATAGCGTTCAGTGTCCAGAAAAAAATCACAAGCAGCTGCAGGTCGTTGCAAATATATTTGCAGATGACGTCCGCATTGCATGCACCTTAAATCTACCTCAATAACCACATCTACACTAACTGGCAACGATAACAACGCTAAACTGCACCCATGGACATAATTTCTTGCGTGGCAACTTTTTAACTGgttttttattacctatatataCCTGAAATGTTTATCCAAATAATCCTGATTATCAACTATGCATAAATTGCATACCGTAATTATTCGATTGTAAGACGGCgcttacaaaattttttaactcgAACCTTGGGTAAAACgactttttgaacaattgcAACTGTTATAACGGGAATTGTTCCGTTAGACTTAACCTTGTCATATATGTATAAATTTTTTCCTTGTAATTTTTCATGATTTGGGTGCCAGATGTTGTAAAACTACCTTTTTGGTGCCACATGCTGTGCCGCCTACATTAATTTTTTACCACTATCAGATGCACTTTGCCATCGAGAGCGGTTTACTATGAAGTAAATACGGTATACATTCTACATTGGTACAATTGCTTTTCAGTGTGCTTCCAATGCGAAAACCAGCTACATGACCTTACAGTGAATTAGAAAATTTAATAAGGTTAGAATTTTAGAGCTGATTTAAAATTAATCTTGCTGTTTTAAAATGGAGGTTCATCCTGTACCAAGAGCAAAATTGCAACTTGTAGGAGTTACCGCTATGCTTTTGGCATCGAAGTATGAAGAAATGTATCCACCCGaggtaaatattaaatatacGTTGGTATGTCCACTGAATTTCTTCCACTAAACACATTATTTTCCAGGTATGTGATTATGTATATATCACCGACAAGGCTTTCTCCCAAGCTCAGATTTTGAGCATGGAGATCCTCATGCTGAAGACCTTGGGTTTCAATTTAGGTCGACCTTTGCCCTTACATTTCTTAAGAAGAAATTCCAAGGCTGGCcaagtaaaaaaaaatatactgTGTCAGAATTTCTGCATCAAAGTGTATTTAAATATGTATTTGTTCTTTTGTAGGTTGATGCCACGCAACATTCTCTTGCAAAGTATCTAATGGAACTTTCTTTAATTGATTACGATATGTGTCACATCCCGCCTTCAAAGCTGGCTGCTAGTGCCCTTTGCCTGTCTATTAAGTTACTAGAAGATGCAGAATGGGTAGGTACAGAATACTGTTCTACATGAATCTCATGGATACATTTAAGGAAAAGATAACACAAATTCATAGATATTCTTATGTCACTGTCGAATCACACCAAAAATACATTACTTAAGTGACCTGAATTGATATCTTCTGGTATAAGACACATCTTCATATCAAATGCTTACGGTTTACGTAAAAATTGTTCTTATATCCAGTCACCCACACTTGAACACTACAGCACATACTCAAAGGAAGCACTGGTGCCAGTTGTTTGTCACCTTGCCAAAAACCTTAAGTCTGCTGAAAGTAGTACCTACCAACAAGCTGTGAAATCGAAGTACTCCAGTCCAAGACTGATGAAAATATCACAGGTTTGTAATTGCCGCCCAATGTGCAACACATGAAAAAGAGCTAATACGTAACATTAATTTGTAGATCCCTGAAGTCAAACTACCTTTGGTGTCAGAATTGGCAGAACAAGCAAGCTCTTCAAAATTATAGGATTTTCCATCTTTGTTGGTGAATGCACTGTAATTTCTTGATGGCTTCCCCCAAGACTGTTCTTTCCATAAAACCTCTAGCTAGCTGCTACCCTGTTAAGGACAATGTTCTATTTTAGACATAGAATCAAAGTTAATGCCCCCTTGTGTTTaggcttttatttttatgatgtGTAGTGCTTGTAATTGTGCGCAATTCATTTTACAACTCTTTTTAAACCTCGATATTACTAACGCCTTTTATTGTCTAAATGCACTAGCATTTGCAAAAACATGTCAACTTATATTCTGCTAATGAGTAAGGTAGAGTGCATATCTTTAAGGTATTGATTTTAGCTGTACAATAAAGTCCATATTATGATATGCATATTGTTTTGGTAATAATTAAAGCTTGCAACTATCTACATAATAAACTTGTATTCTGGTAAATGTGCCCTTAGTTTTGATCTGAGCCACCTTTCAAAAATAGTTCCCACAACTTCCATGTCTAAAGATTGCCATTATGAAAATTTCACAACCTTGGCAGTACTGTATTTATATTGGGATGTGTGTAAGTAATACCTAATGGTCTCTACATTAGCTATATTGGTATATCaagagaaataaataaaagcattCATATATCTTCAAATATAGTCCAACCATACAATGTAGCTACACTGCTAGTCCGCTACAGACAAAGATTAGCTTACATATTCTAAAATTTGGTATTATGTACTGAAAgcttcaaattttaatttaaaatttcagtttaaatGAATAGCATTCGTTTTCTCAACCAATTCTCATGCATATAGAGAGGTTTTAGAAGTATGCTATGGGGTTTATAAAATGTCAACGCCATGCTTAGTGATCAGCCATGGTATCATGGGTATATTCCACCATTAACAGTAAATTACACTTCAAAACATCAAAGAAGGGAGTTTACAAGCTTCCGCAGTCAAGGATGTCCACAAAATCTtagacaaaaaaattaacataatttgttttcagaCTTTGTGGACATTCTACTTAATGGCACAGGCTAAAAACTCAAGTTGACCAAGCCGATTTTATATTGATCCGAGCATTATGCCTTATTTATTGCAATAGTAGTCAGAGAAGTTTGATTGTTTAgactagaccaggggtggccaaccagtcagagactaagagcctcacttcttactgtgttaaccgcaaagagccacatgATACACATTATGAGTTATGACGctttttcttattacgtcatattactgcatcagatattgtttcagttgCACTATCTTTATTCTGGGTCGAAATCTGATgtaatcagtcattatttagcaaatatcaattgaacattaaccagtagagattacttttctgtattatttatctgcctaaaatgggtaaaatgtgctctctttcagaggttcaatatgaacgaaagagccgcGGGTTGGCCAGGCCTGGACTAGACTGTGGTCAACAGTAAAGAGTCACATGAACAAAACATGTTCAGCACTACCAATCTGTAACCTTCCTTGCTGCAACTAACAACCACTGGACACCATTCAcagattaatttttaaactataCATGTCTATAACAAATACATTCGAAGAGTAACACAACTTCAGCTAACAAACAagcaattatttaattttgctgATGTTTTGggtataaatgttttagtcaTTTTTAATGCAATAAAACAAGCTATACAATTTGtagtatataaatataataaataaatgatactGGGTCGCGTTATTCTTTAACTAGCCCACGGTTCACAATACTTTGTTCTCACATTTGTATTACTTTTAGTACATAGTAAAAAGtacataaaaaagtaaaattccCATGTTGCTGATATCAATTTAAATCATGAATCCTTGTGTTATTTTCTTTTGGATTTACTTTTCATGTAACTGTATCAAAGCACGTGTCCTTAAGGATCCAAACATGAAGAATTTAATCTGGCAGCCTGTTTTCCATTCCTTTAAAATAATACTTAAACAGTTAATGGTTGGTTAACTTTGTACAGAAATTCTGTTTAATCTGAAAGCAATTTCAGATGAAGTGAAATAATACagtgcaatttttgtttcttaattaTTTTACTTCCGTTCATTTTAGTACTTTTTTaatgcaagttttttgaaaagattatttTTACCTTGCTGCAATGCCATATTAatcaaattaaatattttaaatgaattcGTATTGTACCTGGATTAAAGCCTGATGAAAATTCTTCATTGAATTGGAGTGTATCATAATGTTCCCTTATGTCTTGGTCACCATCATCTTCAGAGCCTAGCATGGCAGGTCCATCTTCAACATAGCACGTTAAAAAGTTAGCAACGTTATGtcaaaaatatattgcaaatgGACGCAAATTCCAATCTTCGCAATCAGTGAAATTAGATTTGTGAGTGGTATTATGACACAATGGTCTAGCAAGCATTTTGCCAACAAGAACTGCATTAAACCAAAGATCAAAGAAATCCCATAGAAAGAACGATAAAGTGAGTTGGCTAACTACAATCATATTAATGACAGCCTTTTTGAAAGTCTTAAGGTTCATATTGAAAATTCAACACACATCCAGCCAACGTTTTGATATCATTGTGTGTAATTATTAAAATCCCTTTTTTCCCACgattgatttaaaattttccagGTTCGATGAAAATCAGGGATGGAGACCCTTAATTTTAGGCAAGCCATAGAATAATACAATGATACAcggtaaattaaaaaataacctATATACCACATAAAATGTATACCTGCTGTAATTACAGTGCTTTGTGCTTCTCCATCAATAATTGGCATGCCCATGTGAATTTTTTTGAGGCATGTCTATCATATACGGTATAAACAGGTTAGTTAGACATTATatacagtcagacctcgttaatccgaaccactttgtttcgtcaGTTTAAGCAAGTATCCAGATTTTCAGAGTCAAAACAATAACAGGGCAAAATATTGTAGAGCGGGAACACATCCCAATGGTCATTGTTAGAATTTGATAGGGTTAAACCTGGTGCACACTAATGCATTTTAAATGGAAAAAGTTAATCAGTGTTACAAAAAGCGtttgtaaaaatgaaaaaaggaTTTTAACGATCCTTTTGTATAATGATCTCCCTTTTGCTTTCATTGAGcatagataataattaattaaacgcACATAAACTTGGATTCACAACTAATCTTTTTCACTCCGCACTTGGAAATCTGGTGCATGGGAGTTTTTCTATTGATTTCGCACTTTTGTTCCAAAGCTTCTGGTTATGAGTTGGACAAGGAGTTTCCGGATCacaggggtaaaatgcataagaAATTCGTTCCCATCAGTTTTGTGTCGGGTAGTAAGGATTCCGGTTGTTTGAGGTTCGAATTAATAAGGTCTGACTGTACTTCATATCATTACGTagttaaacatgttttttgttttctaatgaaatgtttggtaTGTAAGGCCTCACATTGTAAtataaaagaattaaatccAAAAGTATTTATCACTAAAGTATTGTCCAAAATTATCATTTCCAAGGTTGGCATCACTCTCCACAAGTTTTTACTTTGTTCGATCTTGGTatcttttctaaaatatttccCATAAACTaactttcttttattttacttgtatttcttttttatggcCAAGTGCTTCAATTTTTTCAAGGCAATCCTCAAAAGTGAGTTTGGGATAGAGGCGATGAGCCCAGTGTTCAAGCTTGGTGAGTATCAAGTTTAAATCTTCTATCTAAAAACAGCatgaaaatttatgaatttatgTTTGGTAGCAGGTTTACCACAATGTACAGTTCACATTTTCGTTAGGGATGGTTTCTCTTTAAATGGAGTACAATCTTGATCATTCATGTATTGATGTAATTGGTCATTTGCACTCCATGCTTACTGTTTTGCTCTGAGAAGagtaaaacacaatttttacaTTCGATCATTTTAAAAGTCAAGGGACCTAGGGCAGTACAAACAAATCAACCATCTGCTTATGAGTATACTATACCTTTGCATTATGGTAATATTGGTATTGCTAAAGTTGCACCAATTATTCCAAAATAGCTTTACGGCCAACTaatctatttcaataattGACCATTTATATTGCTGTCCTCACATGTAAACATTCACAGTAACCCAGGCAAAAAATTTGGTATGCAGCAATATTACATCGTACCTTTCACATGAAATGTATCATTGCAATTGCACTTTCATGCACAATTCTGCAGGGTGGATGCTAAATGCAAACTTTGTTGTGTTATTTCAATAATTCAAAAAACCTGTTTTACCATGTAATCAAGCTATACTCCCTTCTGGACTATCGACTCAGAACGCACGGAAGACATTGAGGTGGAATGGATGCTGTTTAAATCAGCGATCCTTGCATCTGCTACCAGTGCTTGGGAGCGGAAATGGCTAGGTGTGCCAAGGTATAGTGAAAAAAAAACCCCATGGTGGAACCAAGTAGTTAAAGAAGCTATTTTTGAGCAAATAAAGGAGGCCTATAAAGCCTGGCTTCATGACAGGTATTAGTCTGCTTTGTGAGCTTGGTACAGTATACTCATGCATGAAAAGCTGCAGCACACGCAGTGAAACAGTCCAAAAAGCTGACCTGGAAGTAATTTGGACAAAAGTTGGACTACGACTACGGAACAGCTAATAAAGTATTCCAGAAAACCATCTGCAGATTGCGGGGCAAATGATAATATGCTGCAAAGTCTGTTAAAAATCAACAGGGTGGCCTCCTAACCATAGAGGATGATATCCTCGGAAAATGAAGTGAATAATTTAAAGTTCCATTGATAGTCCAGTCAAAATAGGGTTTGACCCACCACTAATTGCAAATGTTTCGACCcttacattttctgaaagcTTACATCATACAGAATAACTTACTAAAAATCTGCCACGAAAAATTTAGTGGAACCCCCTTTTTAggggtaaaaacaaaatggccgcCATGTGTCCTAAAAATCTTCatttttccatattttttCACCTAATTCATATAATTTAGGTCTGTAAAAGAGCTCATTCTATATTTCTGGTACAGGAATCCAAAAACAGACATTGGAAAGTTGCAATATGAGACAAAAACGtgtctttttaaaatttataacaatttaaaaataaaatggcctCCACAAGTCccaaaaatctttaattttttcatatcTTTTCATCTAATTTAGTTCTGCAAAAGACCTATGTTAATAACTCACTGTAAATCGAACATAAACCCTTAAAAAGTTTGCTAGTTTGATCATATTCATGTTTCTTCAACTTGCAGATCAATATTTCACAAACATTACCGtttgtattatgacgtaactatCGTGATAATTGCGCTGCTTTGCCTGAAAAATTTAGTTCTGCAACAGACCTCATTCTCTATAACTGATGATCTGGGAAAGACTGTATATCCTTCTTGTAAGTGTGTTCAATTTTATTGATATCTCTACATTATGAATGAATGTGTTTTTTGCTCGAATTCTATACTGGAATGTGATGCAGCTGTGACTTTGACAGTGAAAGGTGTTGACGGAATTGTGAAAGCAAGTGCACAGAGAGGAGAAAATCTGAACATTGTTGTTGGTCAGTCTGTACACGTGGAGTGCAGAAAACGTTACACCAATCCGAAAGCACTCTTGGTACAAATGAAAAAGCGTCAGGAAGATCAAGATGAAGATCATGGTCAACACTCACTTCGTTCAGAATGCACTTTCTCTTACAGAGCTAGGCAGCATTGGACATTTGATGAACGGAACTGGACTTCAACAACTCTTGGAAATAGTTTATGCACCTAATTCAGTGGTCCACATGCTGTCCGGAAAAGCAGTGAGTCGCGCAGTCAGAAGACATCTTTTGGTGGGTGCAGCCCTTAATGCACTGTTAACCTCGTCAGCATTAGATATCAACTTGTCTTATATTCCTGAATCCGATGGGTGCTTTTCAGATGACCACGAACAGGACAACCACTTGATTCTTCAGTTAAGACATCTAATGAAACGACTACTATTAGGCGCAGTGTCTCCATCAGATTTAGATCAGAATGAAGTGCTTCAGTGCTTAGAACAGAAAGTACAGCAAACTAAAGACACCCTAAAAGAATTTAGAACAGCACGACTTTGGCTACAATACATTTCGATGGTCACAATCCTgtgcaaattcattaaagcAGAGCGACTAGGCTTATGGCCATTGCATCTGCAGTCCATGTATGAAATGCTTCCGTACTTGGCAGCATCAGGTCACAATCACTATGTGAAAAGTATCCACTTGTACCTAGCCAAGATGTCCAAACTTCAGAGTGAGATGCCTCTTGTCCACAAGCACTTCATGGAAGGACATCACGTTGTTCGTCGCACAGACAGATGCTGGGCTGGTCTCTGGACTGACCTGACAATCGAACAATGTCTAATGAGGAGCCTGAAGTCAAGGGGTGGACTTACAAGGGGGCGTGGATTGACAGAGACACAACAACTCATCTGGGTTCTATCTGCACCAGCATGCGCCCAAGTAAATGAAACCATGCAAAAGTTCACAGGGGTGAAATTTCTCACCAGTGAGCAACACAAAGAGAGTACCCCAGCAAGGATGAGCAGAGATATGAAAGATCTTCAAGATCTAATTCAGTATTTGACAGTGAGAAATCCATTTTGAAAGGATGGCCCACCAAGCCTGAGAAGCATAGTGACAGGCATTGCAGCTCATGACAGTGTCAACTGTGACTCAGCACGGGATGTAGGTATGAAAATCCTTGCACTAATGCCTGGAGTAAAGGTGACTGAGCATTCCTTCAGAAAGAAACACCAAGCCATCACCATGGGTGCAAAAGAATCGGTCAAAGTCACGGACAGGGAAGTGAGTGTTGATCCCATCCTCCTATTTCAACGTTTAGTCTGTGCCGGCACAACAACGAATCAGCTACCAGAGGTATTCCAGTATGAACTTTGTCAATTTCCATCAGCCTTGTTTGAATCAAAGTCCATCATTAGACCAGCCAACAAGGCCTCCTTGGCTGACTTCTTGTGGTCTTCATCAATTGAGTCTGCTCCAAAACCATCTAAGCCCTTAGTCCAGCATGTACTAGATGGAGGTGCCCTGCTCCATAAACTTCCTTGGACAAAAGGAGCTGCATGGGATGAAATTATGCAGATGTACACTGATTATGTGATGTCCAAATATGGAGCCTGTATTGTTGTGTTTGATGGTTACACAGATTCGCCTTCCACAAAAGATGGTGCTCACTTCCGAAGAACTGTTGGTAGGATTGGGGCTGAAGTAATCTTCGATCCAACAATGAAGCTCCAAACCAAAAAGGAAGACTTTCTTGCTAACCATAAAAATAAACAGCGACTAATCCATATGATAGGGGACAGACTCGAAAGAGCAGGATGTGTTGTCCACCATGCCAGAGGAGATGCAGATGTCTTGATAGTAGAAACCGCGATGCCATCTGCACAGCAACAAGACACTGTAGTTTTAGCAAGTGATACTGACATTCTGATTTTGCTCATACATTACAAGAACAGTAATACCACACACAACATCTGGTTCCAAACAGCATCTAAAAAGGGCACTAAAAAACCATCAAAGTGCTGGAACATTTCAGTCACCAGAAAACGTCTTGGAGACACTGTGTCAAATAATCTTCTCTTTGCCCATGCACTGTTGGGATGTGATACCACTTCAAGGGTATTTGGAATAGGCAAACAGAAAGCTGTTACAAAACTAAGAACTGATGAAAACTTCAGAACAGCTGCAGCAACTTTCATGTCATTCTCTGCAAATGCAAATGATGTTGTAAAAGCAGGGAAGTTGGCTCTAATTGCCATGTACAATGGAAGGCAAGATGACAATCTTGACGATCTAAGATATCAAATTTTCTGTGGAAAGACAGCAAGAAGTACGACTGCAGTAGACCCATGTTCTCTTCCTCCCACGTCATCAGCAGCGAGGTTTCACAGTCTCAGGGTATATCATCAAGTGCAGGTGTGGCTGGGTCATGAGACAGATGTGCCACCGTAACAGTGGGGTTGGCGTTTTAGTGAAGGCAGTCTGGTGCCTGTGATGACAGACAAACCTCCAGCTCCATCTCAGTTCCTGGAAATGATTGTCTGCAACTGCAAGACCGGCTGTTCTACACTTCGATGCACATGCCGGAAATCTGGTTTAGAATGTACAGTTGCATGTGGTGAATGTCATGGGTTATGTTCAAATTCGTCATTAGGCCTAGTGGAAGACATTGACTCTGATGATGATGCCTTGATTTGAACTATTAattgtttgataaaattagGTCTTTTACAGAACTAAATTGTGCGAATTAGGTTAAACGATAAGGAAAAACGAAGATTTTTGAGACTCATGGCggccattttatttttaaattatgttataaaattttattaagacaaatttttatctcatttttcaactttccaGTGTCTGTTTATAAATTCCTTGTACCAGAAATATAGAACGAGCTCTTTTACAGAACTAAATTACATGAATTAGGTGAAAAGATACGTTAAAATGAAGATTTTTGGGACACATGgcggccattttgtttttaccccCAAAAAGGGGGTTCCACTAAATTTTTCGCAGCAGATTTTTAGTATGTTATTCTGTATGATGTAAGCTTTCAGAAAATGTATGggtcaaaacatttgcaattagTGGTGGGTCAAACCCTATTTTGAGACGGATTGACTGGACTATGAAACCTGTCACAGAAACACAAACTGacacaaaaaaatatgtttcagaGAAGTAATCTCAGAGGCCGAATTACCCAAGCTGTAAGACCTCTGAAAGCTGGTAAGGCGGCTTGATGTGATGAAATCAGGCCTGAAATGTTGAAGGCCATGAACTTAGGAGAAATCCTCTGGCTGACCTGTGTTTGTCAAGTGGCAAGGAGTTCAGGTAAAACACAAAGAGATTGGCAAATAGGTGTTATCATTCCAATACACAAGAAGGGTGACAAGAAGGAATGTTCTAATTATCGGGGCATTTATCTGCTTAGTCTACCTGGTAAGATGTATGTCAAATGTCTTGAAAAATGATGCTGGGATATAATTAAAACACAACTTGAGGAAAAATGGGGTGGTTTTCGTGCCAGTCGGAGcacaacaaatcaaattttcacgcttaagcaaattttcaaaaagtcAAGGGAATATGCAAAAGATACTTCAATGATCTCGAAAAAGCGTATTTTGATCGAGTTCCTTGAGATACGCTCTGGATAGTATTGTATTGATGGTAGCTTACTAGTAGTCATTAAATCAATGTACAATTGCCCTAAACTTTTATGTTGGTTTGAACAGTGTTAAGTTAAAACCTTCCACAATGGATGTTGGACTTTGCCAGGGGTATGTGCTGTCACCTCTCCTTTTCATAGTTTACATGAACTGGATAGACAGGCACAGCCTTGGCGAAGAGTGTATCATGGTTGGAAGCAGTAGGATCCGTCATTCGACGTTTGCAGATGACCTAGTCCTTCTTTCTTCTTCAGAACCTGATCTTCTATTGATTTGCAACAGTTTGCAATGAGCCCGGGATGAAAATAAGCATAAAGAAAACTGATGTACTTTGCCTACCAAGAAATCACGATCAATGCTCACTGCAAGTGTGCAGAGAAACACCAAAACAGGTAGAGATGTTCAGGTAAGTGTTCAGgtaagtgcaattcacaagtGATGGAAAGCAGAATACTAAATCAGACACCCAAATTGGTTAAGCAAGTGCAGTCATGCGTGAGCTTCAACGTTCGATTGTCATGAAGCAAGAGCTTTCTAAGACCACAAAG
Proteins encoded in this window:
- the LOC143445988 gene encoding G2/mitotic-specific cyclin-B2-like — its product is MATVTARNQTIQSRQAVQQNAIIKKRSAIPTTRSALGDLNNQLPASKNGSTLQRQKAESNLRKPLGTKQTNIPQKSRVTTRKDNAAKPAPVAAKKAASELPNRSEVKEVVQEVLPESPVAMVVGTPSKQDVDQVNIFDLALKPGIDDIDVNDAENPQLCSEFVNDIYHYMLYLESQYPIRPGYLKDTGLKSRMRCILVDWLIQVHHRFQLLQETLYLTIAILDRFLQVHPVPRAKLQLVGVTAMLLASKYEEMYPPEVCDYVYITDKAFSQAQILSMEILMLKTLGFNLGRPLPLHFLRRNSKAGQVDATQHSLAKYLMELSLIDYDMCHIPPSKLAASALCLSIKLLEDAEWSPTLEHYSTYSKEALVPVVCHLAKNLKSAESSTYQQAVKSKYSSPRLMKISQIPEVKLPLVSELAEQASSSKL
- the LOC143445990 gene encoding TIMELESS-interacting protein-like isoform X1 is translated as MDEDIFADGDNAEIQQRLQAPPIPGEAENGALQEEDAALAELEDVPMASSKKRKSINRGPKLDAKRLLGLRGLPDIPKYFEDVQLQGKGHEIEDLNLILTKLEHWAHRLYPKLTFEDCLEKIEALGHKKEIQTCLKKIHMGMPIIDGEAQSTVITADGPAMLGSEDDGDQDIREHYDTLQFNEEFSSGFNPGMENRLPD